Genomic segment of Paenibacillus polymyxa:
CAAATGCATTTGCTTAATACCGTCCACAAGACCACGAATCGCCATGCCTTGAGCCTCAGTTAGTTGCATTTGCTTTTCAACTACAGACAAGAAATCTGGCTGTTGATTAGGATTAATTAGCGTCATTTTTCTACCACCTTTCTGCTGTTTACAGCTGGACGAATCTGTTCGATAAAGGCTTCCAACATGTCCAAACTTTCAGACAACCGTTTCTTTTCAGAGCTACTTGCACTGCCTATTGCACCCAACATGAATGAAGTAATTCCAACCTTTTGCAGAAACTGTTTCACATGGATACTCACTTGGATCGTATTACTGTCCGCTTCAAAGCGAAGCTTCTTCATTTGAGCAGCAGCCTCCTGTTCGTTGAAGTCGTCTGGCTGCTGGAGTTTGATAGTCTCAAGTTCTTCTTTAGCTCTTTGGTAGCCACTCTTCAATTGTTCAACCTTTAAACGTTCTTTTTCCAAATCATCATTGAGCTTGTTTTTCCAATATTCATCGCGTTGCTTGAGCTGCGCCTCTGCCTCTTTTTCTTTTTGACGAATGAAAATGCCTGTTTCTTCCTCATGACGCTCTACAGCCGCAGATACGGCATCCTCAAGTTGATCCGCAGGAATGGCATCCTTGTACTGTCTTTGCAGCTCAAGCTTGTCAAGTTCTGCTTGCTCCGCTCTCTCTTCGGCTTCACGGACAGCGGCCTCCAATCGGTTTTTTGTCTCCACGAACGCTTTATGAGTGCTAATCAATCCTTCATCAAGCTGCTGGATAATCTCCGGTGTGGCATTCTCAGCGATGAACTTCGCCTTATCGTACTGTCTACCAGAGCCGAACCCTGCTTGATCCGCTACAATGTCTCGTACTTGCCCGGTAGGTTGGTCAGGAAAATTTTCCGTACCTCCAGCCATGCGCTCTTTGGCTTTCAAACGTTCGGCCTCTTCAAGTCGCCGCGCCCATTCTACTCGTTCAGAAAAAGTGAACTCTTTACGATGTTCATTTTCAGAAATCTCAAGCTGAAGCTGATGTTCAAAGTCTTTGATTTCCATAATTCTTACTGTCACTTCTGAGCGTCCAAGGAACTGATGCGCTCTCAAACGCCGCTCTCCGGCAATAAGCTGATAATCCGGTGTTACTACAATAGGGTTAATGAGTCCGTTTTGTTCTATATCTCGGGCCAGTTCTTCAATTCCACCAAAATCTTTGCGGATACGATCACTGACCTTGATTTTGTTAATGTCAACTTGCAAGTTGATTCTCCTTTCTTTACATCCCCTCTGTGATAAAATGTAAGTTGTTGTAGCTTATCAAATCATCAAAGGAAAGAGGTGCTATTTTGTATAGATATTCTCGCTAGTTGTTGATGGAGTAGAACGTGCTTACATTCTTTATATCATTCAGTCGGTTATCCAGTTGTCATATATTGGGTATAGTCATACTATTTCTTCTTTCTTGAGTGTTTTGATTCAACTAAGTAATCGAGAGTCGGCAGCGGTAGTCGTCATTTAGGCTGATCTAGCAGCCATTGCTCCAAAAACTTCCGAGTCTCCCTCGCAGGGAAGTACCATTTGCTGCTCACTTTTCGCTTTGGAAAATCGGGATGAAAAAAAAATTGCTCTTGTATGAAATTCCAACTCATACATGTGCGACGCTTTAATTCAGCCGCATCCCAAAATACGTACTCTACATCAGCTTCTTTTAAGACCTCCGCTATCTTCGATTTGACCAGTTGAAAGGCTTCTTTTTCGTCAATGCTGACTGACAACATGTTCATCCCTCCTTAACTGTTGCTTTCTGTTAATTTTTTGGGAACCAGCTTGATCTCCAGCCCCAAAGCATCGCAAGCTTTTCTAAGCGTGGTTTCGTTCCACCGACGACTTCCATTTAGCAAATTGTGCATGTACTGCGGGGAACATCCAACTAAATGAGCTAAATCAGAAGGATTTAATCCTTTTTCATTTATAAGTGGCCTCATTTGTTCAGAAACCTTCATTTCATCACCTCCGTTGAATCAATATTAATCTATTTGATTAATTAAATCAAACGAAAAATTAATCAAATAGATTCAAATTGAAGCATTTTAGATTATTAATCATATAGATTAATATAAATGCTCTTTTTTTCGCCTATTTGCTTCTTTTTAATCTATTTGCTGTTTGTATTTTAATCTATTTGTTGATATCATTAATTCATCAATTAGTTTAAAAGGAGCGGTCACAGGACATGTCTAGTTATCCTAACCGGATAAGAGAGATTAGAAAATCAAAAAAGAAATCAGGAGTACAAGTAGCGGAATTTTTAGGAATTACCCCTCAATTTCTATACAACATTGAAAAAGGAAGCCGAACCTTAAATACTGAGGTGGCTTCAAAATTAGCCGAGTATTTTGATGTAACTGTAGATTACCTCCTTGGCCGTACAGAAGCCGATGATCTCCAGTACCCAGAGTGGGCCACATCAAAGGACATTCGAGATTTTAAAACAATACTTGAAGAAGATGTGCCGGTAATGTTCGACGGCGTACTAATCTCAGAAGATGACAAAGAAAAAATTAAACGGGTCATGGAAGCTATGTTCTGGGATGCTAAAAAGAACAAAAAAGATTAGTTGTATTTGAATAAAATAGCTTCTTTAAATATTCACTTTGCGCTTTCACCGCTGCGAGGCGGTTTAACATACACAAAAAACGGAACGCATGTTCCATTGGAGGAATAAATATGGCAAACTTTAAAAGATTAAAGAGTGGATGGCGGTATCGGTTAAAGTACACCGATCCGTTTACACAGCAGCAAAAGGAGAAATCAGAACGGGGGTTCCGTACAAAACCGGAAGCAGAGTTAGCTGCAGCAGAATTTTTAAAGAAAATAAAACAAGGCTACGAACAGATTGATATGCCTCTCGTTGATTATATAGAAAGTTGGATCATTAACTATAAAAAAGGAGATGTTAGAAAAAACACACTTAAACAACATATGAATAATCTAAAAACACACATCAAGCCTTATTTTAAACAATTAATGATAAAAGATTTAAAACCAGATATGTACCAAAAATTTTTAGATGCTTGTTTAGAAAAAAACTTAAGCCGAAGAACAGTCGAAATAATTAACTCAACAGTTTACAGTGCTTTAGAACTCGCAGTAATTCAAGGAAAGTTAGAACGTAATCCATGCATAGGATCAATTATTAAGGGAGAGAGGAAACAAAAAACTATTGATTTCATTGATTCTGAGGATATTCCTCGTTTTCTTTATACAGCAAGAGGATATGGTTATATCTACTGGATATTTTTCAAGTTACTGTTGGAGACTGGCATGCGTAAGGGTGAAGCCGCTGCTTTAAAGTGGTCTGATATTAATTTTAAGGAGAAAAAAATTCACATTAATGAAACTTTGGATTTTCAACCTGATAACGAGGACGAGCTATTCGGGGAAACAAAAACCTTTAGATCAAAACGAACAATCAGTGTAAGTACATCTCTAATCAACGATTTGAAATATCATGCTAGTTGGCAGAATCAGAATAAAATTAATCTTGGAGAAACAATGTACCGACATGATTTAAATCTCGTTCTATGCCGGAATGACGGGCGTCCTATGCCGAAGTCAACACTATTTAACGCATTTAAGCGTATCTTGAAACGTGCTAGTCTCGATGAGGTTTTACGTATCCATTCTCTTCGTCACACCTACGCAGTGCTCATGCTTGAAGCTGGAGCCGATATAAAGTTTGTCCAGGAACAGCTTGGTCATGGTAGTGTGCAGATTACATCTGATGTATACGCACACATTTCTAAAAAGTTAGAGAAACGTAACATAGATAGATATGAGGAATATACAAGCAAAATTCTCGGCTCAAACAATTTGAAGTTGGGGGACGTTTGGGGGACACCCCAGAAGAATTGATAACCTCCTCTGAAATGTCCCCCATTACAATTCCCCAAAAAACCGCATACTTACAGGATTCTATCTATTAATACAGCGTCAGATATTGATCGCGTTCCCATTGATGTACTTGGGTTCTGTACATATCCCATTCAATTTCCTTAAGCTCATAGAAGTAGGCCAGAGCATGGTCGCCCAGTGCGTCAGAGATAACTTCGCTCCGAATAAGCTCAGACAAAGCTTCTTTCAAGTCTGCTGGCAAACTTGGAATGCCTTCTTCAATCCGCTCTTCCTCAGACATTACGTAAATGTTACGATCAATCGGAGCTGGCAGAGCCAACTGACGTTTGATACCATCCAAACCTGCTCTCAGCATCACTGCCAAGGCCAAATAAGGATTCGCTGCCGGGTCAGGGTTACGAACTTCGACGCGAGTGCTCAGACCACGGGACGCGGGAATCCGAATCATTGGACTGCGATTGCTTGCAGACCAAGCCACATAACAAGGCGCTTCATAACCTGGTACGAGACGTTTGTAGGAATTTACCGTTGGATTCGTGATCGCTGCCATTGCACGTGCATGTTTAAGAATACCAGCCATATAGTGGCGGGCCGTCTGGCTTAATCCGAGTTCGTCCGTTTCATCATAAAATACGTTTTCATTGTCCTTAAACAACGATTGATTGCAGTGCATACCGGAGCCATTTACACCAAACAAAGGTTTTGGCATAAAGGTAGCATGCAACCCATGCTGACGAGCAATCGTCTTAACAACGAGCTTGAACGTTTGAATCTGGTCGGCAGCTTTAATCGCATCTGCATATTTAAAGTCAATTTCATGCTGACCAGGTGCAACTTCATGATGAGATGCTTCAATTTCGAAGCCCATCTCTTCAAGCTTAAGTACAATTTCACGACGGCAGTTTTCACCCAGATCCATCGGAGCCAGGTCAAAATACCCGCCTTGGTCATTCAGTTCTGTAGTTGGCTCGCCTTTTTCATCCGTTTTGAACAAGAAGAATTCAGGCTCTGGTCCGACATTCATCGAAGTGTATCCCAACTCTTCTGCTTCCTTAAGTACACGTTTCAAGATGCCCCGCGGGTCACCTGCAAACGGAACTCCATCCGGCTTGTAAATATCGCAGATCAAACGAGCTACACGATCCGAGGTTACCCAAGGGAATACCACCCAAGTGTCCAAATCCGGATATAAATACATATCAGATTCTTCAATACGCACATAACCTTCTATGGAAGAACCGTCAAACATCATTTTATTATCCAATGCCTTTTCCAGTTGACTAACCGGAATTTCAACGTTCTTAATAGTGCCCAGCAAATCTGTAAATTGCAAACGAATAAAACGAACATTTTCCTCTTTCGCAATCCGAAGGATATCTTCTCTGCTATAACTCACTCTAACCTCTCCCTTTCTGTAACGACTATATACGAATCTGTTGTTCTATAAATTACTTAAATGATGAGACCTGGTTTTAAAGTAAGGCGACCTTATACCAAGAGGTAAGTCAAAGCATTATCTCTTATTGAAGAACCGTGATAATTCGCCTTGGATTAGGGACACCTGTCCTGGTCTTTTGCCTGCAACAAGTTGTTGTTTCAGTAAGCGGTGAAGCTGAGTATCGGACATTTCACGGCGTTTGACTTCCGTATCTGCAGTAATAACCGTAGCTTCCTCCGATTCCTTGGTAACCGGATTCATGACTTGTTTAATTCCCGCAATGTTAACACCCTTCTCGATCAACGCCTTAATTTCAAGCAGACGCTCTACGTCATTAAAAGAAAAAAGACGTTGGTTTCCCGATGTACGGGCAGGAACTATCAAGTTATGCTGTTCATAATAACGAATCTGACGTGCTGACAAGTCCGTTAGCTTCATGACAATACCTATTGGAAATAAGGCCATATTTCTGCGAATTTCGTCGCCCATTTGTCATCAACCTTCCAGTGATCTATTATTCACCTTATTGTACATTTAGCTGATGCAAAGTGTCAATGACATGTTAGAAAAACTCACAATAATTTACGTTCTTTCATCGTTTGCAGAGCCATAAGCACTCCAAATTTAACATGAGAGTAGGTTAAGCCCCCTTGCATGTAACCAATATAAGGCTCACGAATCGGAGCATCTGCGGATAGTTCCAAACTTCCCCCTTGTATGAACGTACCTGCTGCCATGATAACTGGATGCTCATAACCAGGCATATCCCACGGCTCCGGCACCACATGGCTATCCACGGCAGCCGCACGCTGAATTCCCTGTACAAAAGCAATTAGATGTTCTGGTCCGCTAAAAGAAATAGCCTGAATCAAATCCGTACGCTCTTCATGCCAGGCAGGTTTGGTCTCAAATCCCATCTCCTCAAAGACCGCAGCTGCGAATACACTCCCTTTAACCGCTTGCCCAACCAGTGTTGGGGCAAGGAATAGTCCCTGAAATATGCCTCGTGTAGTACCTAACATGGCACCTACTTCTCCACCGATTCCAGGTGCAGTTAATCGGTAGGATGCCAGCTCTACATACTTTTGTTTGCCGCAGATATATCCACCCGTTTCAGCAATGCCACCACCGGGATTTTTAATCAACGAACCTGCCATCAAATCGACACCGACCTGAGTAGGTTCCAGCTTCTCGGTAAATTCACCGTAGCAATTGTCAACAAAGACAATGACGTCAGGTTTTATTTCCTTCACACGTGCTGTCATTTCTTCAATATCTGCTACACTAAACGAAGCTCTCCAATCATAACCGCGTGAACGCTGAATAGCGATCACTTTGGTATTGGCATGGATAGCAGCCTCCACCGCTTCCCAGTCCACTTTACCTTCCGCTGTCAGTGCGGTTTCTCCATAAGTAACGCCAAAATCTTGCAATGATCCTGTTCCGTCGCCGGGCTTACCAATCACTTTGTGCAGGGTATCATAAGGCCTCCCGGTAATGTATAACAGTTCATCCCCTGGACGCAGCACACCAAATAAAGCAGTGGCAATTGTATGAGTACCCGAAGCAAAATGCGGACGCACCAACGCTGCCTCCGCACCGAACACATCCGCATAGACTTCTTCCAGCACCTCACGTCCCCGGTCATTGTAAGCATATCCCGTAGAACCCGCAAAATGAAAATCGCTCACTTGCTTCCGCTGGAATGCCTGAATTACCTTCCACTGATTTGAATCTACAATATGATCTATGTGCTGTATACGTTCTTGTATTTTATGTTCTGCCGTTTCCTGAATTTGCTGAATTTCTGGACTAAAAACTACCATTTACCTTCTTGACCCTCTCTCTTACGCAGCCTTAGGCTATTCATGTTATATTATTGTTCACTTTGAACGATGAGCATTATCATTTTATTGACCCAAAAACATCATTACATGTTAACCTTCTGTGAACTCGCTGAGTGCATGACCATACTTTTCGTACTCGCCTCTTTGAATTTCAACCTCATAAATGACATCATTTCCATCATACTCTGTCAGCAGTACATCTCCTATTCGATAAAGCACCGAGGTTAAATCCCCACGTTCC
This window contains:
- a CDS encoding site-specific integrase, with the translated sequence MANFKRLKSGWRYRLKYTDPFTQQQKEKSERGFRTKPEAELAAAEFLKKIKQGYEQIDMPLVDYIESWIINYKKGDVRKNTLKQHMNNLKTHIKPYFKQLMIKDLKPDMYQKFLDACLEKNLSRRTVEIINSTVYSALELAVIQGKLERNPCIGSIIKGERKQKTIDFIDSEDIPRFLYTARGYGYIYWIFFKLLLETGMRKGEAAALKWSDINFKEKKIHINETLDFQPDNEDELFGETKTFRSKRTISVSTSLINDLKYHASWQNQNKINLGETMYRHDLNLVLCRNDGRPMPKSTLFNAFKRILKRASLDEVLRIHSLRHTYAVLMLEAGADIKFVQEQLGHGSVQITSDVYAHISKKLEKRNIDRYEEYTSKILGSNNLKLGDVWGTPQKN
- a CDS encoding helix-turn-helix domain-containing protein — its product is MKVSEQMRPLINEKGLNPSDLAHLVGCSPQYMHNLLNGSRRWNETTLRKACDALGLEIKLVPKKLTESNS
- a CDS encoding group-specific protein, with translation MLSVSIDEKEAFQLVKSKIAEVLKEADVEYVFWDAAELKRRTCMSWNFIQEQFFFHPDFPKRKVSSKWYFPARETRKFLEQWLLDQPK
- the glnA gene encoding type I glutamate--ammonia ligase produces the protein MSYSREDILRIAKEENVRFIRLQFTDLLGTIKNVEIPVSQLEKALDNKMMFDGSSIEGYVRIEESDMYLYPDLDTWVVFPWVTSDRVARLICDIYKPDGVPFAGDPRGILKRVLKEAEELGYTSMNVGPEPEFFLFKTDEKGEPTTELNDQGGYFDLAPMDLGENCRREIVLKLEEMGFEIEASHHEVAPGQHEIDFKYADAIKAADQIQTFKLVVKTIARQHGLHATFMPKPLFGVNGSGMHCNQSLFKDNENVFYDETDELGLSQTARHYMAGILKHARAMAAITNPTVNSYKRLVPGYEAPCYVAWSASNRSPMIRIPASRGLSTRVEVRNPDPAANPYLALAVMLRAGLDGIKRQLALPAPIDRNIYVMSEEERIEEGIPSLPADLKEALSELIRSEVISDALGDHALAYFYELKEIEWDMYRTQVHQWERDQYLTLY
- a CDS encoding ParB N-terminal domain-containing protein; this translates as MQVDINKIKVSDRIRKDFGGIEELARDIEQNGLINPIVVTPDYQLIAGERRLRAHQFLGRSEVTVRIMEIKDFEHQLQLEISENEHRKEFTFSERVEWARRLEEAERLKAKERMAGGTENFPDQPTGQVRDIVADQAGFGSGRQYDKAKFIAENATPEIIQQLDEGLISTHKAFVETKNRLEAAVREAEERAEQAELDKLELQRQYKDAIPADQLEDAVSAAVERHEEETGIFIRQKEKEAEAQLKQRDEYWKNKLNDDLEKERLKVEQLKSGYQRAKEELETIKLQQPDDFNEQEAAAQMKKLRFEADSNTIQVSIHVKQFLQKVGITSFMLGAIGSASSSEKKRLSESLDMLEAFIEQIRPAVNSRKVVEK
- a CDS encoding aminotransferase class I/II-fold pyridoxal phosphate-dependent enzyme; translation: MVVFSPEIQQIQETAEHKIQERIQHIDHIVDSNQWKVIQAFQRKQVSDFHFAGSTGYAYNDRGREVLEEVYADVFGAEAALVRPHFASGTHTIATALFGVLRPGDELLYITGRPYDTLHKVIGKPGDGTGSLQDFGVTYGETALTAEGKVDWEAVEAAIHANTKVIAIQRSRGYDWRASFSVADIEEMTARVKEIKPDVIVFVDNCYGEFTEKLEPTQVGVDLMAGSLIKNPGGGIAETGGYICGKQKYVELASYRLTAPGIGGEVGAMLGTTRGIFQGLFLAPTLVGQAVKGSVFAAAVFEEMGFETKPAWHEERTDLIQAISFSGPEHLIAFVQGIQRAAAVDSHVVPEPWDMPGYEHPVIMAAGTFIQGGSLELSADAPIREPYIGYMQGGLTYSHVKFGVLMALQTMKERKLL
- a CDS encoding MerR family transcriptional regulator, which codes for MGDEIRRNMALFPIGIVMKLTDLSARQIRYYEQHNLIVPARTSGNQRLFSFNDVERLLEIKALIEKGVNIAGIKQVMNPVTKESEEATVITADTEVKRREMSDTQLHRLLKQQLVAGKRPGQVSLIQGELSRFFNKR
- a CDS encoding helix-turn-helix domain-containing protein, coding for MSSYPNRIREIRKSKKKSGVQVAEFLGITPQFLYNIEKGSRTLNTEVASKLAEYFDVTVDYLLGRTEADDLQYPEWATSKDIRDFKTILEEDVPVMFDGVLISEDDKEKIKRVMEAMFWDAKKNKKD